One part of the Lotus japonicus ecotype B-129 chromosome 2, LjGifu_v1.2 genome encodes these proteins:
- the LOC130740087 gene encoding nucleobase-ascorbate transporter 11 gives METGSNSESVKRAEPRSVRGGAGNRHGHVAGNVEPFKPRTEHNPRELRSWAKRTGFVSDYSGEVGTSASEKFESFERRGAGSSPKIEIDPVLGRTRHDRGNEIEPALHGGGTRTENGNVLGGATVRRGREEEENEPILGLNHDGGRKGGFRGHENGNANGMVNRDSNGHGHGVSAVTPVPEEKNEEEGGGQGEVKVNLYPEGEEPADGELKGPSRLKCGLKENPGFVSLIYYGLQHYLSLAGSLVLIPLVMVPVMGGTDTDTATVISTMLLLSGITTILHSYFGTRLPLVQGSSFVYLAPALVIINAQEYRNLTEHKFRHIMRELQGAIIVGSIFQCILGFSGLMSILLRLINPIVVAPTVAAVGLAFFSYGFPQAGSCMEITIPHIALVLIFTLYLRGISIFGRQVFRIYAVPLSVTIVWIYASFLTAGGAYNYRGCNPEIPSSNILTDACKKHAHTMKHCRTDVSNALSTAAWVRFPYPLQWGIPIFHFKTSIIMVIVSLVASVDSVGTYRTASQQVDLRPPTPRVVSRGIALEGFCSILAGLWGSGTGSTTLTENIHTINSTKVASRKAVVLGAAFLILFSLIGKVGALLASIPLSLAASVLCFMWALTVALGLSTLQYGQSASFRNMTIVGVSLFLGMSIPSYFQQYQPESSLILPSYLIPYAAASSGPSHSGIKQLDFAINALLSMNMVVTLLVAFLLDNTVPGSQEERGVYTWSKAEDITADPSLQSEYSLPNKVACCCCWFK, from the exons ATGGAAACTGGGTCGAACTCAGAATCGGTGAAAAGGGCCGAGCCTAGAAGCGTGAGAGGCGGCGCCGGTAACCGGCACGGCCATGTTGCTGGAAACGTGGAGCCGTTTAAGCCGAGAACTGAGCATAACCCGAGAGAGTTACGGTCATGGGCTAAGAGAACCGGTTTCGTTTCTGATTACTCCGGGGAAGTAGGAACCAGTGCGAGTGAGAAGTTTGAATCGTTTGAGCGGAGAGGAGCTGGGTCTTCTCCCAAGATAGAGATAGATCCGGTGCTGGGAAGGACGAGACATGACAGGGGTAATGAGATCGAGCCAGCTTTGCATGGAGGAGGGACGAGGACTGAGAATGGCAATGTTTTGGGTGGGGCTACAGTGAGGAGggggagagaagaagaagagaatgagcCTATTTTGGGTTTGAATCATGATGGTGGTAGGAAAGGTGGGTTCAGAGGGCATGAGAATGGTAATGCCAATGGGATGGTGAATAGGGATAGCAATGGTCATGGTCATGGAGTTTCTGCTGTTACTCCGGTGCCTGAGgagaagaatgaggaagagGGTGGGGGACAAGGGGAGGTTAAGGTTAATCTGTATCCGGAAGGGGAGGAGCCTGCAGATGGAGAGTTGAAGGGACCGTCGAGATTGAAGTGCGGGCTCAAAGAAAATCCAGGCTTCG TATCTCTTATCTATTACGGCCTACAGCACTATCTATCATTGGCTGGCTCACTTGTATTGATCCCATTAGTCATGGTACCGGTCATGGGTGGAACTGAT ACGGATACTGCTACTGTAATTTCTACAATGCTGCTTCTTTCTGGCATCACAACCATACTGCACTCCTACTTTGGTACCCGACTGCCTTTAGTTCAAGGGAGCTCATTTGTGTATTTGGCACCAGCATTAGTTATTATAAATGCTCAAGAATATCGTAATCTTACAGAACAT AAGTTTAGGCACATCATGAGGGAGCTCCAAGGAGCTATAATTGTTGGTTCAATATTCCAATGTATCCTGGGATTTAGCGGTTTGATGTCTATTCTACTCAG GTTAATCAACCCAATTGTGGTTGCCCCAACTGTCGCTGCTGTAGGTTTAGCATTCTTCAGCTATGGCTTTCCACAAGCTGGCAGTTGCATGGAAATTACCATTCCACATATAGCACTGGTTCTAATATTCACTCTG TATCTTCGAGGAATATCTATCTTTGGGCGCCAAGTATTTCGAATTTATGCT GTTCCCCTGAGTGTGACAATAGTTTGGATATATGCATCCTTTTTAACAGCTGGCGGTGCATATAATTACAGAGGATGCAATCCTGAAATACCAAGTTCAAACATTCTGACGGATGCATGTAAAAAACATGCACATACCATGAAGCATTGCAGGACTGATGTGTCCAATGCATTATCTACTGCTGCTTGGGTCAGATTTCCTTATCCTTTACAGTGGGGTATTCCTATTTTCCATTTTAAGACTTCCATAATCATGGTCATAGTTTCGCTGGTTGCCTCTGTGGATTCG GTTGGAACTTATCGGACTGCATCTCAGCAAGTTGATTTGAGGCCACCGACTCCTAGAGTCGTGAGCCGAGGAATTGCACTGGAGGGTTTCTGTAGCATATTGGCTGGTCTTTGGGGTTCAGGTACAGGGTCAACAACTTTGACAGAGAACATTCACACAATTAACAGCACAAAGGTGGCAAGTAGGAAGGCAGTGGTACTTGGAGCAGCTTTCTTGATCCTGTTCTCATTAATAG GAAAAGTGGGTGCTCTACTTGCTTCCATTCCACTGTCTTTGGCTGCTTCTGTACTGTGTTTCATGTGGGCTCTGACTGTGGCATTGGGCCTCTCAACTTTACAGTATGGTCAATCAGCCAGCTTCAGGAACATGACAATAGTAGGCGTTTCGTTGTTCCTCGGCATGTCCATCCCTTCTTATTTTCAACAATACCAACCTGAGTCCAGTCTCATACTTCCCAGTTATCTCATTCCTTATGCGGCAGCATCAAGTGGTCCATCCCATTCAGGCATTAAACAA CTTGATTTTGCCATCAATGCTCTTTTGTCCATGAACATGGTGGTAACATTGTTGGTGGCATTCCTACTGGACAACACTGTCCCTGGCAGTCAAGAAGAACGAGGGGTGTATACATGGTCGAAGGCCGAAGACATCACCGCTGATCCCTCACTGCAATCTGAATATTCTCTGCCAAACAAAGTTGCCTGCTGTTGCTGTTGGTTCAAATGA